In Stieleria varia, one genomic interval encodes:
- a CDS encoding alpha/beta hydrolase family esterase: MRFPNSSARQIFVAHLSLGLALLLAVNVDAQESKDQTTRHTLISESRERTYNVYVPTTLDRDKPAPLLLCFHGAGGSGLAEMIPFRRLAKQHGFLLVGPDGINGRWNAGCDDEIKATAGADDVGFVRDLVQEIRNDFKVDSRRIYAYGFSNGAAIGHRLAAELPDTFAAVAAVGGTLARNSRDAIVPGPAVSMLIMVGSEDSMFGTNGDLRKGTFFTATETARIWSERNECSVSVDVETPVPFTRWTNPTDNVEVELWIVQGAGHTPNMSKAFDTAEESWKFLSRER, from the coding sequence ATGAGATTTCCAAATAGCTCTGCACGCCAAATCTTCGTTGCCCATTTGTCGCTGGGGTTGGCACTTCTGCTTGCCGTGAACGTCGATGCGCAGGAAAGTAAAGACCAGACGACTCGGCACACGTTGATCTCGGAAAGCCGCGAGCGGACTTACAACGTTTACGTGCCTACCACGCTAGATCGTGACAAACCCGCCCCGCTACTGTTGTGTTTTCATGGAGCTGGCGGAAGCGGACTCGCAGAGATGATCCCGTTTCGTCGACTCGCAAAACAACATGGGTTTCTACTGGTGGGACCGGACGGAATCAACGGCCGCTGGAACGCCGGTTGTGATGACGAAATCAAAGCGACTGCTGGGGCAGATGACGTGGGATTCGTCCGTGACTTGGTGCAGGAGATTCGAAACGACTTCAAGGTGGACTCGCGACGCATCTATGCTTATGGATTTTCGAATGGTGCTGCAATCGGACATCGGCTAGCAGCGGAACTTCCAGATACCTTTGCTGCCGTTGCCGCTGTTGGAGGAACGCTTGCACGCAACAGTCGTGACGCCATCGTCCCCGGGCCAGCAGTGTCGATGCTGATCATGGTGGGCAGCGAAGATTCCATGTTCGGAACGAACGGGGATCTGCGTAAAGGCACGTTTTTCACGGCAACCGAAACGGCTCGCATCTGGAGTGAACGCAACGAATGCAGCGTGTCGGTTGACGTAGAGACGCCGGTTCCCTTCACTCGCTGGACGAATCCGACCGACAATGTGGAAGTGGAGCTTTGGATCGTGCAAGGTGCTGGCCACACTCCGAACATGAGCAAAGCGTTTGATACCGCAGAGGAAAGCTGGAAGTTTCTCTCTCGCGAAAGATGA
- a CDS encoding sulfatase codes for MTSLGQPHSQAETTRPNVLLILVDDLKPALGCYGDPVAQTPNLDKLASRGMRFDMAYCNQAVCAPSRFTLMLGSHSTSTGLYGLGSQLRQIVPDAVTMPQYFAKHGGYRTESLGKVFHIGHGNEGDPVSFQVPHFKDKVIEYLDPDSTDGGKLTREEALFTNQKLGQIRSLPRGAAFESPDVADDQYADGRVAAETVERLRAAKNRMSEDNTPFFIAAGFVRPHLPFSAPKKYWDMYDPMKLPMPSNVSFPRDAPNVALKRGGEIAAYKPVPEDGNVDEALKRELIHGYYASMSFVDAQIGKVLSEFDRLELGENTIVVLWGDHGFHLGDLGIWTKHTNYEQANRIPIIISAPGVTKPGTSTKQLAETVDLFPTLAELAGLPAPSGPQPIDGQSLVPVLKDPAARVRDHAYHAYPKQKLGRAIRTERYRMVQWLSQGEDPSNAVYELYDYVNDPNETQNIAAKEPEILARLQEMLETHRPPVGKNQNRR; via the coding sequence CTGACCTCGCTCGGCCAACCACATTCTCAGGCCGAAACGACGCGTCCCAATGTGTTGTTGATCTTGGTCGATGATCTCAAACCGGCATTGGGTTGCTACGGCGACCCCGTCGCTCAGACACCCAATCTGGACAAGCTGGCCAGTCGAGGCATGCGTTTCGACATGGCGTACTGCAATCAAGCCGTTTGCGCACCGTCCCGCTTTACGCTCATGCTCGGATCGCATTCGACATCGACCGGACTTTACGGTCTGGGCAGTCAGCTTCGGCAAATCGTTCCGGATGCCGTGACGATGCCTCAGTACTTTGCCAAGCACGGTGGTTATCGCACCGAGTCGTTGGGCAAGGTGTTTCATATCGGACACGGCAACGAGGGTGACCCGGTGTCTTTTCAAGTGCCGCACTTCAAAGACAAGGTCATCGAGTACCTGGATCCTGACAGCACAGATGGCGGCAAACTGACGCGAGAGGAAGCCCTGTTCACCAATCAGAAGCTCGGCCAAATCCGCTCGCTACCACGCGGTGCCGCGTTTGAGTCTCCTGATGTCGCAGATGACCAGTACGCAGACGGCCGAGTTGCGGCGGAAACAGTGGAGCGATTGCGTGCAGCAAAGAATCGCATGTCAGAAGACAACACTCCATTCTTTATCGCAGCGGGATTTGTCCGGCCCCACCTGCCGTTCTCTGCCCCGAAAAAGTACTGGGACATGTACGACCCGATGAAGCTACCGATGCCATCGAATGTTTCCTTCCCCCGCGACGCGCCCAATGTGGCTCTCAAGCGAGGCGGCGAAATCGCTGCTTACAAACCCGTCCCGGAGGATGGGAATGTCGACGAAGCGTTAAAGCGTGAACTGATTCATGGTTACTACGCCAGCATGAGCTTTGTCGACGCTCAGATCGGCAAGGTTCTCAGCGAGTTTGATCGTTTGGAATTGGGTGAGAACACCATCGTGGTGCTGTGGGGCGATCATGGGTTTCACCTTGGTGATTTGGGGATATGGACCAAGCACACCAACTACGAACAAGCCAATCGAATTCCGATCATCATCTCTGCTCCTGGGGTGACAAAGCCGGGGACGTCTACCAAGCAGCTTGCCGAGACAGTCGATTTGTTCCCCACTCTTGCTGAGCTAGCCGGACTGCCAGCCCCCAGCGGGCCGCAGCCGATCGACGGTCAAAGCCTCGTCCCCGTGTTGAAAGATCCTGCCGCGCGAGTTCGCGACCACGCCTACCACGCCTATCCCAAGCAGAAACTAGGTCGTGCGATTCGTACCGAACGCTACAGAATGGTCCAGTGGCTTTCCCAAGGCGAAGACCCATCCAACGCCGTGTACGAGCTATACGATTACGTCAACGACCCCAACGAGACGCAAAACATTGCGGCTAAGGAACCTGAAATACTTGCCCGACTCCAGGAAATGCTCGAAACGCATCGCCCACCCGTCGGCAAGAACCAGAACCGCCGCTAG
- a CDS encoding RNA polymerase sigma factor gives MIKPARNQPNQWGEISIADADVWEAIIAKFKPKILHQARAAGLQPSDAADVTQDVFRIMAKHAPQDGLSEPTRNCSEEPKLEIQSWVSQITRNVLNRFMRRSRKRPVTIDARLDHANWERLAPQLCELHSASWRDDSQFRVRQALQAIKADFQGKTWQAFWRMTMHQEQATAIAEDLKMDARAVRQAKFRVMSRLRDELKCYADEE, from the coding sequence GTGATCAAACCCGCCAGGAATCAACCGAATCAATGGGGCGAGATTTCCATCGCAGATGCCGATGTCTGGGAGGCGATCATCGCCAAGTTCAAGCCCAAGATTCTGCATCAGGCGAGAGCCGCTGGACTGCAGCCCAGTGACGCTGCCGATGTGACACAAGATGTTTTTCGTATCATGGCGAAACACGCTCCTCAAGATGGTTTATCGGAGCCAACCAGAAATTGCAGTGAAGAGCCGAAACTGGAAATACAGTCCTGGGTATCTCAGATCACTCGCAATGTGTTGAATCGTTTCATGCGCCGCTCACGCAAACGCCCCGTCACGATCGATGCCCGTTTGGATCACGCGAACTGGGAACGACTTGCCCCGCAACTCTGTGAGCTGCACTCCGCCTCCTGGAGAGACGATTCACAGTTTCGGGTGCGTCAAGCACTCCAGGCGATCAAGGCCGATTTCCAAGGAAAAACTTGGCAGGCCTTCTGGAGGATGACCATGCATCAGGAACAGGCAACGGCCATTGCTGAGGATCTGAAAATGGACGCCAGAGCGGTTCGGCAAGCGAAATTTAGAGTCATGAGCCGTCTTCGTGACGAGCTCAAGTGCTACGCGGACGAGGAGTGA
- a CDS encoding ABC transporter ATP-binding protein encodes MSIAFDDSTEPTLAVKSLAVSMLDPIDARFHRVVAADLAIMPGELLSIVGASGGGKSTLALAVAGLLPDSSRIKADVFRIQGQDVLQHRTFAPLQGIQWNDSIGRLAPATILYVSQHARSSLVPNRSVRWHLDLASQVRKRSGKKQAVSAAIGKANVSDGRELLGEFFLNDGRRVDSILRKSPHQLSTGECQRVLFAMACLIEPALLIADEPFASLDSETASVLVLRFRQYLRQGGSAMLITHQLGLLESLAESGTCMVIDQGEVVDRLPSPVLLRGGPKTKQTTQLIRVAIRQFPVSTMGGIDGKPPALTVSGLSKNQAGKQIFANQSFRVEQGSRFGIQGPSGGGKTTLARILVGLTTADTGDVDWFAHWSNPPEMSSNQRRELWRRVQLSYQDTDLVFDPSEPVGASMERVLRSDQHPFTKANARQFAADAFQKFGLSPRLLSAPPSRLSGGEKKRAAIARALLLLQQFEDGNDQIPTNSKALILDEPTVGLDVFHQGRLAETLIAAQQSMNLTIIVLSHDRFFLDRFCTEIISWPQQSIPSLDESGSQQSGRSTAMAHGEES; translated from the coding sequence ATGTCTATCGCCTTCGATGATTCCACCGAACCGACGTTGGCTGTCAAGTCGTTGGCGGTATCGATGCTCGATCCGATCGATGCCCGGTTCCATCGTGTGGTTGCAGCAGACTTGGCGATCATGCCTGGCGAGTTGCTTTCGATCGTTGGGGCATCCGGCGGGGGCAAGTCCACACTGGCACTGGCCGTTGCCGGTTTGTTGCCCGACTCATCGCGAATTAAAGCCGACGTGTTTCGCATCCAGGGGCAAGATGTGTTGCAGCATAGAACCTTTGCTCCATTGCAAGGTATCCAGTGGAACGATTCCATTGGCCGATTGGCTCCGGCAACCATCCTCTACGTTTCACAGCACGCTCGCTCGTCGTTGGTCCCCAATCGCAGCGTGCGTTGGCATCTGGACCTGGCATCGCAAGTACGGAAACGTTCGGGAAAGAAGCAAGCTGTTTCTGCAGCCATCGGCAAAGCCAATGTTTCGGATGGGCGTGAGTTGCTGGGCGAGTTCTTTTTGAATGACGGCCGCCGAGTGGATTCGATACTGCGCAAATCACCTCACCAGCTTTCCACCGGTGAATGCCAGCGAGTACTGTTTGCCATGGCTTGTCTGATCGAACCTGCGTTACTGATAGCTGACGAACCATTTGCATCATTGGATTCCGAGACCGCCTCGGTGTTGGTGCTGCGATTTCGTCAGTATCTGCGTCAGGGCGGTTCTGCCATGTTAATCACTCATCAATTGGGATTGCTTGAGTCGCTTGCGGAGTCAGGTACATGCATGGTGATCGATCAGGGCGAGGTCGTTGACCGACTGCCCTCGCCGGTACTTTTGCGTGGCGGGCCAAAGACCAAGCAAACCACGCAACTGATTCGAGTTGCGATCCGTCAGTTTCCCGTGTCAACGATGGGCGGAATAGACGGCAAGCCACCAGCATTGACGGTATCAGGACTGTCCAAGAACCAAGCGGGCAAGCAGATTTTTGCCAACCAGAGCTTTCGCGTCGAGCAAGGCAGTCGGTTTGGGATCCAAGGTCCCAGCGGCGGTGGAAAGACGACGCTCGCAAGAATCTTGGTTGGGTTGACGACTGCTGATACCGGAGACGTAGACTGGTTCGCTCACTGGTCGAATCCCCCTGAGATGTCAAGCAATCAACGCCGCGAACTTTGGCGTCGTGTTCAGCTCTCCTATCAAGACACTGATCTGGTGTTTGATCCCAGCGAACCCGTCGGCGCGTCGATGGAGCGTGTGTTACGCAGTGACCAACATCCCTTTACCAAGGCGAACGCCCGACAATTCGCTGCTGACGCGTTTCAGAAGTTTGGACTGTCACCAAGGCTGTTGTCTGCACCTCCCTCCCGTTTGAGTGGTGGAGAGAAAAAGAGAGCGGCGATCGCTCGGGCATTGTTATTGCTACAACAGTTCGAAGATGGAAACGATCAAATTCCAACGAATTCCAAAGCCCTGATTCTAGATGAGCCGACCGTGGGATTGGACGTGTTTCATCAGGGGCGTTTGGCGGAAACCCTGATCGCAGCTCAGCAGTCAATGAACTTGACCATCATCGTGCTTAGCCATGACAGATTCTTTTTGGATCGGTTTTGCACGGAAATCATTTCTTGGCCGCAACAATCGATCCCGTCGCTTGACGAATCGGGTTCTCAGCAGTCCGGTCGATCAACCGCGATGGCCCACGGGGAAGAATCATGA
- a CDS encoding arylsulfatase encodes MRSIGITFTLSAWLLSAVLLSIVGAEPLYAEPLYAEESSRPNIVVIMVDDMGFSDIGPYGSEIPTPHLDALAAAGVKFAEFYNTGRCCPTRASLMTGLYSHQAGMGWMTADQSAPGYRGQLNNHCVTIAEVLGDAGYFTAMTGKWHLGFEHGVVPWKRGFQANLSLPAGGLHFSNQTGPKGNTKLFLGDREIDRDAPQLNAPWYGTDLWTEQGLEFIDQAASQEKPFFLYLAHVAPHFPCMAPESTIAKYRGKYLKGWDALRDERYARQVASGLIDPSWPLEPRPAEIPQWDSLSREQQKRYDDMMAIYAAMIDEVDRNVGKLVDGLRQRGQLDNTLILFLSDNGGNAEAGVNGTYQGENPGDPHSNVFIGRCWAHLNNTPFRKYKHYNHEGGIASPLIAHWPAAIQPSEQWIRTPTHVIDIMATCVDVAQAEYPMERSGNQITPMQGQSLRPLLTKDGNLPERPLFWEHEGNAAIRVGDHKLVRAGGNGDWELFDLSSDRTEQQDLAAKNPAMVADLRQQWKTWAEAANVIPKPAGKNKKPAGKKKKSKKQ; translated from the coding sequence ATGAGATCGATCGGGATTACATTCACGTTGTCGGCCTGGCTTTTGTCGGCGGTGCTTTTGTCTATCGTCGGTGCGGAACCCCTGTACGCGGAACCTCTGTACGCGGAGGAATCATCGAGGCCGAATATCGTCGTCATCATGGTGGACGACATGGGGTTTTCTGATATCGGTCCCTACGGCAGTGAGATTCCAACCCCGCATTTGGACGCATTGGCGGCGGCCGGAGTCAAGTTCGCTGAGTTTTACAACACGGGGCGTTGCTGTCCGACTCGGGCAAGCTTGATGACCGGGCTCTATTCGCATCAAGCGGGAATGGGGTGGATGACGGCTGATCAAAGTGCGCCGGGTTATCGTGGTCAGCTCAACAACCATTGCGTTACGATCGCCGAAGTCTTGGGTGATGCCGGCTACTTCACCGCGATGACAGGAAAATGGCACCTTGGTTTTGAGCACGGCGTGGTTCCTTGGAAAAGAGGCTTTCAGGCGAATTTGAGTTTGCCCGCCGGTGGACTTCATTTTTCTAACCAAACCGGACCCAAGGGAAACACAAAACTGTTTTTGGGTGATCGTGAGATTGATCGTGATGCACCGCAGTTGAATGCGCCGTGGTACGGAACCGACCTGTGGACGGAACAGGGGCTTGAGTTCATCGATCAAGCGGCATCGCAAGAGAAGCCGTTTTTTCTGTACCTCGCGCACGTCGCCCCGCACTTTCCTTGCATGGCGCCGGAGTCAACCATCGCCAAGTATCGGGGTAAGTATCTCAAAGGCTGGGATGCGTTGCGAGACGAACGCTATGCGAGACAGGTTGCGAGCGGACTGATTGATCCCTCGTGGCCACTGGAACCACGTCCGGCAGAGATTCCCCAGTGGGATTCTCTATCCCGTGAGCAGCAGAAACGTTACGACGACATGATGGCCATCTACGCGGCGATGATCGACGAGGTGGATCGCAACGTGGGCAAACTTGTGGACGGGCTTCGCCAGCGTGGACAACTCGACAACACACTGATTCTGTTCCTTTCCGATAACGGTGGGAATGCTGAGGCGGGTGTCAACGGAACTTACCAAGGCGAGAATCCCGGCGATCCTCACTCCAACGTCTTCATCGGACGGTGCTGGGCGCACTTGAACAACACTCCATTTCGAAAATACAAGCACTACAACCACGAGGGCGGAATCGCGTCTCCTCTGATCGCCCATTGGCCCGCGGCGATCCAACCGAGCGAGCAATGGATTCGCACACCCACACACGTGATCGATATCATGGCGACTTGCGTCGACGTAGCGCAGGCTGAATATCCGATGGAAAGATCGGGAAACCAGATCACACCGATGCAAGGACAAAGCTTGCGACCGCTATTGACCAAGGACGGCAACCTTCCTGAGCGTCCACTTTTCTGGGAGCACGAAGGCAATGCTGCGATCCGTGTCGGCGATCACAAGCTGGTTCGGGCTGGTGGCAATGGAGACTGGGAACTGTTCGACTTAAGTTCTGATCGCACGGAGCAACAGGACTTGGCTGCCAAGAATCCAGCGATGGTTGCGGATCTCAGGCAGCAATGGAAAACCTGGGCGGAAGCCGCGAACGTGATCCCTAAGCCAGCGGGCAAGAACAAGAAGCCTGCGGGCAAGAAGAAAAAGTCCAAGAAACAATAG